From a single Pyxidicoccus xibeiensis genomic region:
- a CDS encoding site-specific integrase produces the protein MSEAAPPEYPSQQRQRAWPGGFVRLSRGREVFVIERRAGSGKRYKIALDVRTEREALAELALFERDPAGYQTRKQQRRERAADTGGMRLDAAALGEFFTDARAKVARGELSVGYVRHALQPYLIAWAEALGGRELRAVSLAELNAILGRWTGAGPKRIVVLKAFTAWARSKGRLAQKDDPTLGLKVPPVTTRPMEARAFTASKVEAVYAALRNYTFAPGHGSDAPASAPRVTVDMQPVRDVFVLRAKCGMHGTEIDRLARGAGTVRVLTGQGEIAATLVFPHKRGGEHVVSVDAQALAAAQRLQARGKAPDPVTTSRAVARVIAEYPELDGFAFERLRHTFITLGAAGRVVTAKGGGVPLELLSQVAGHTSTATTRRHYLGTHVPPMVVLPLQLVNEDDPKPAPTAP, from the coding sequence ATGTCCGAAGCAGCTCCCCCGGAGTACCCATCCCAGCAACGTCAACGCGCCTGGCCAGGCGGTTTCGTTCGGCTCTCGCGTGGGCGCGAAGTGTTCGTGATTGAGCGGCGCGCGGGGAGCGGCAAGCGCTACAAAATCGCGCTCGACGTGCGGACGGAACGGGAGGCGCTCGCCGAACTGGCGCTATTCGAGCGCGACCCGGCCGGCTACCAGACGAGGAAGCAGCAGCGTCGTGAGCGCGCGGCCGACACGGGCGGGATGCGCCTCGACGCGGCGGCGCTCGGCGAGTTCTTCACGGACGCGAGGGCGAAGGTAGCGCGCGGGGAGCTCTCCGTGGGGTACGTGCGCCACGCGCTACAGCCGTACCTCATAGCGTGGGCGGAAGCACTCGGCGGGCGGGAGCTGCGCGCCGTGTCGCTCGCCGAGCTGAACGCGATTCTGGGCCGGTGGACCGGCGCTGGCCCCAAGCGGATTGTCGTGCTGAAGGCGTTCACCGCGTGGGCGCGGAGCAAGGGACGCCTTGCCCAGAAGGATGACCCTACGCTCGGCCTGAAAGTGCCTCCGGTGACAACGCGCCCAATGGAAGCCCGGGCATTCACCGCATCCAAGGTCGAGGCGGTATACGCGGCCCTGCGCAACTACACATTCGCCCCCGGGCACGGGAGCGACGCGCCCGCGAGCGCGCCACGCGTGACGGTGGACATGCAGCCAGTCCGGGACGTGTTCGTTCTCCGTGCGAAATGCGGGATGCACGGCACGGAGATTGACCGACTGGCGCGCGGAGCGGGAACGGTGCGCGTGCTCACAGGGCAAGGGGAGATTGCGGCAACGCTCGTGTTCCCGCACAAGCGCGGCGGTGAGCACGTCGTCAGCGTGGACGCCCAAGCGCTCGCGGCTGCCCAACGGTTGCAGGCACGCGGAAAGGCGCCGGACCCCGTAACCACGTCGCGCGCCGTCGCTCGCGTCATCGCCGAGTACCCGGAGCTGGACGGATTCGCCTTTGAACGGCTGCGGCACACATTCATTACCCTGGGGGCGGCCGGGCGCGTAGTCACCGCAAAGGGCGGGGGCGTGCCGCTCGAGTTGCTAAGCCAAGTGGCGGGGCACACGAGCACGGCGACCACGCGCCGGCACTACCTCGGCACCCATGTCCCGCCGATGGTCGTCCTGCCGTTGCAGCTTGTGAACGAGGACGACCCAAAGCCCGCGCCGACTGCCCCGTAA
- a CDS encoding phage/plasmid primase, P4 family — protein sequence MVPLPVATPRTEKAALLLARLGWHLLPVNSARTDGSCSCSKGAACKSSGKHPRLNDWVDEATDDLDVINGWFRQWPDANLGVATGEASGFFVLDVDPDKGGADSLAALIAEHGPLPLTTHAITGSGGAHYLFNLPAYPLSNSASRIGRGLDTRANGGQIVVAPSRSAKGQYRWVRPPWETPPADAPAWLLAALSRGPSAPAPSEEARGYFPPASAAVLEQAREALERHGPGPARVNGEGGGQHTVQACSILSHDFALDDDECMGLLREWNETRTPPWSEDELRERLERGRRYGKAAYGCRRSMDALAQVRKLIADWQANGSDDPMALVVAARKVPTDDNAVRSLIARELRAATGIGLRELDLPPAVDREEAAARAERQRAYEDGSDAALIDPSAPLDVARRFLASGADAEGMPALRRWQGAFFKAQGSHYAPCTDEAVRADLYRFTDGKRNLVTNAPVKPDRQLVETVAHAATAAAALDARTAPAWIRKVDGDHEPAEIVAFPNGLLHVPTRTFRPPTRRLFNLNALSFDYEASAPAPSAWLAFLAQVWPDDSESVETLQEFMGLALTGDTSFQKIFLMVGPKRSGKGTIARVLQSLVGEANHSAPTLSGLGQQFGLEPLIGKTLAVISDARLGGRADLGTVTENLLRVSGEDTISVPRKHREDWNVKLSTRFLILSNEVPALLDQSGALASRFVVLRMTASFFGQEDRGLTARLLAELPSILLWSLAGLDRLRARGYFRQPASGQEMFRQLETLGSPVKAFVEECCEVKPGATVACADLFTAWCLHASSQGREHPGTAQMFGRNLSAAFPGIGTTRPRAADGSQVRQYAGIRLKAP from the coding sequence GTGGTCCCCCTTCCGGTTGCAACCCCTCGCACGGAGAAGGCTGCTCTTCTCCTCGCCCGCCTGGGCTGGCACCTCTTGCCGGTGAACTCCGCGCGCACTGACGGGTCCTGCTCGTGCTCCAAGGGCGCCGCGTGCAAGTCGTCTGGGAAACACCCGCGCTTGAACGACTGGGTCGACGAAGCCACGGACGACCTCGACGTCATCAACGGCTGGTTCCGCCAGTGGCCCGACGCGAACCTGGGCGTTGCCACGGGCGAAGCGTCGGGGTTCTTCGTCCTGGACGTGGACCCGGACAAGGGCGGCGCCGACAGCCTCGCGGCGCTCATCGCCGAGCACGGCCCGCTACCGCTCACCACGCACGCGATTACCGGGAGCGGTGGGGCGCACTACCTCTTCAACCTGCCCGCCTACCCGCTGTCGAACTCCGCGTCCCGCATCGGTCGCGGCCTCGACACGCGCGCCAATGGCGGCCAAATCGTCGTGGCGCCTTCCAGGAGCGCGAAAGGTCAGTACCGCTGGGTGCGCCCACCCTGGGAGACTCCGCCCGCTGACGCCCCCGCCTGGCTCCTGGCTGCGCTGTCGCGCGGTCCATCCGCCCCCGCGCCGAGCGAGGAGGCCCGCGGCTACTTCCCGCCCGCGTCCGCCGCCGTGCTGGAGCAGGCCCGCGAGGCGCTGGAGCGCCACGGCCCCGGGCCGGCGCGTGTGAATGGGGAAGGTGGCGGACAGCACACCGTCCAGGCGTGCTCCATCCTGAGCCACGACTTTGCCCTCGACGATGACGAGTGCATGGGACTCCTCCGCGAGTGGAACGAAACGCGTACTCCGCCGTGGAGTGAAGACGAGCTGCGCGAACGACTGGAGCGCGGCCGGCGCTACGGCAAAGCCGCCTACGGGTGCCGGCGCTCCATGGATGCACTCGCGCAGGTGCGCAAGCTCATCGCCGACTGGCAGGCCAACGGGAGCGACGACCCGATGGCGCTCGTGGTCGCCGCTCGCAAGGTGCCCACCGACGACAACGCGGTGCGCTCGCTCATCGCTCGGGAGCTCAGAGCCGCAACGGGTATCGGCCTGCGGGAGCTGGACTTGCCCCCCGCCGTGGACAGGGAGGAAGCAGCGGCGCGAGCCGAGCGGCAACGCGCATACGAGGACGGGAGCGATGCCGCGTTGATTGACCCTTCCGCGCCGCTCGACGTGGCCCGGCGCTTCCTGGCGTCTGGCGCGGACGCGGAAGGAATGCCCGCGCTCAGGCGCTGGCAGGGTGCATTCTTCAAGGCGCAAGGCTCGCACTACGCACCCTGCACGGACGAAGCGGTGAGGGCCGACCTCTACCGGTTCACGGATGGCAAGCGCAACCTTGTTACGAATGCACCTGTGAAGCCGGACAGGCAGCTTGTGGAGACGGTCGCCCACGCGGCCACGGCGGCAGCCGCCCTGGACGCACGCACCGCGCCCGCGTGGATTCGCAAGGTGGACGGCGACCACGAGCCGGCCGAAATCGTTGCCTTCCCTAACGGCCTGCTCCACGTCCCCACGCGCACCTTCCGCCCGCCGACGCGGCGCCTGTTCAACCTCAACGCGCTGAGCTTCGACTATGAGGCGAGCGCCCCCGCGCCTTCCGCCTGGCTCGCGTTCCTCGCGCAAGTCTGGCCCGACGATTCGGAGAGCGTGGAGACGCTGCAGGAGTTCATGGGGCTCGCGCTCACCGGGGACACGTCGTTTCAGAAAATCTTCCTCATGGTGGGCCCCAAGCGCTCGGGGAAAGGCACCATCGCCCGCGTGCTTCAATCCCTGGTGGGCGAGGCCAACCACTCGGCGCCGACGCTTAGCGGGCTCGGGCAACAATTCGGGCTTGAGCCGCTCATCGGGAAGACGCTCGCCGTCATCAGTGACGCGCGGTTGGGCGGACGGGCGGACCTGGGCACCGTGACGGAAAACCTCCTGCGCGTCTCCGGTGAGGACACCATCAGCGTCCCGCGCAAGCACCGGGAAGACTGGAACGTGAAGCTGTCCACGCGATTCCTCATTCTCTCCAACGAAGTCCCGGCGCTGCTGGACCAGAGCGGCGCGCTCGCGTCGCGGTTCGTGGTGCTGCGCATGACGGCGTCTTTCTTCGGGCAGGAGGACCGCGGCCTTACCGCGAGGCTGCTGGCTGAGCTGCCCAGCATCCTGCTTTGGAGCTTGGCGGGCCTGGACCGCCTGCGCGCCCGAGGCTACTTCCGCCAGCCAGCGAGCGGCCAGGAGATGTTCCGCCAGTTGGAGACGTTGGGCAGCCCCGTCAAGGCGTTCGTAGAGGAGTGCTGCGAAGTGAAGCCCGGCGCCACCGTGGCGTGCGCAGACTTGTTCACCGCGTGGTGCCTGCACGCTTCCAGCCAGGGTCGGGAGCATCCGGGGACGGCGCAGATGTTCGGCCGCAACCTGTCGGCCGCGTTCCCTGGGATTGGCACCACGCGCCCGCGTGCGGCGGATGGTTCGCAGGTCCGCCAGTACGCGGGAATCCGGCTCAAGGCTCCATAG
- a CDS encoding prohead protease/major capsid protein fusion protein has protein sequence MPPLTVRGSFVPGTVNREARTVELTWTTGARVLRHTWSDGTFYEELSLDPAHVHLDRLRNGAPFLADHASWSVGAVRGVVESASVTAGEGRALVRFVRAGVDEEADELFEKIADGVCTKVSVGYRVHKMEKVADSDDGTPVYRAISWTPYEVSAVAIGADDGAGFRSASPVQTNPCEVITRGDSPHEETAMPQNNPSNDIITAERTRAATITSLVSRNALPAELADKLIREGTNMDAARAVILEALATRSDGHGGPGQVPSGAVERGNSHGALNDMARNMGAALAQRVGVKANIPEGAAQYARLGIVDMARMCLEARGVRTSLMGKSQIVQRAYSTTSEFPALLGEAGNRSLMDGYAAYPSGIRQVSRAGSLVDFRAKSLLKLSEAPELLKVSEHGEYKHGSMTSTKESYRLETFGRIFSLTRQAILNDDLGSFDMIRKFGRAAAELEASTLVALLVSNPLMSDGLAVFHASRGNLDASGSIISVASIGEAVRAMRTQKCLGSNIPANIAPKFLVVPAALEVVALQHVASINAAQSSHVNPFGGTGRLEVLVDPRLDAVSATAWYLASDPNETPAIEHSHLDGQNGPEIIEHVGHAVDGTAWKCRLDFGAAIIDAAGLYKNNGA, from the coding sequence ATGCCGCCCCTGACCGTGCGCGGCTCATTCGTTCCGGGCACGGTGAACAGGGAGGCTCGCACCGTCGAGCTGACCTGGACGACGGGGGCGCGCGTGCTGCGGCACACGTGGAGCGACGGCACCTTTTATGAGGAGCTGTCTTTGGACCCGGCACACGTCCACCTGGACCGGCTCCGCAACGGCGCTCCCTTCCTCGCGGACCACGCGAGCTGGAGCGTTGGCGCCGTGCGCGGAGTGGTGGAGTCCGCGAGCGTGACGGCTGGTGAGGGTCGCGCGCTCGTGCGTTTCGTCCGCGCTGGCGTCGATGAGGAAGCGGACGAGCTGTTCGAGAAAATCGCCGACGGGGTCTGCACGAAAGTATCTGTCGGGTACAGGGTCCACAAGATGGAGAAGGTCGCCGACAGCGACGACGGAACCCCGGTGTATCGGGCCATCTCCTGGACCCCGTATGAGGTGTCGGCCGTGGCCATCGGCGCGGACGACGGCGCCGGCTTCCGGAGCGCATCCCCCGTCCAAACGAATCCCTGTGAAGTCATCACCCGCGGCGACTCGCCGCACGAGGAAACCGCGATGCCCCAGAACAATCCCAGCAACGACATCATCACCGCCGAGAGAACCCGTGCGGCGACCATCACCTCCCTGGTGAGCCGCAACGCGCTTCCCGCCGAGCTGGCGGACAAGCTCATCCGCGAGGGGACGAACATGGACGCGGCGCGTGCCGTCATCCTGGAGGCCCTCGCCACGCGCAGCGACGGGCACGGCGGCCCCGGCCAGGTGCCGAGCGGAGCCGTGGAGCGCGGCAACAGCCACGGCGCCCTCAACGACATGGCGCGGAACATGGGCGCCGCGCTGGCCCAGCGCGTGGGCGTCAAGGCGAACATCCCCGAGGGCGCGGCGCAGTACGCGCGGCTCGGCATCGTGGACATGGCGCGGATGTGCCTGGAGGCGCGCGGAGTCCGTACGTCGCTGATGGGCAAGTCGCAGATCGTCCAGCGGGCCTACTCGACGACCAGTGAGTTCCCCGCGCTGCTGGGCGAGGCGGGCAACCGCTCCCTGATGGACGGTTACGCCGCGTATCCCAGCGGCATCCGGCAGGTCTCCCGCGCGGGCTCGCTGGTGGACTTCCGCGCGAAGTCGCTCCTCAAGCTGAGCGAGGCCCCGGAGCTGCTCAAGGTGAGCGAGCACGGAGAGTACAAGCACGGGTCCATGACCTCCACGAAGGAGAGCTACCGCCTGGAGACGTTCGGCCGCATCTTCTCTCTCACGCGTCAGGCGATCCTGAATGACGACTTGGGAAGCTTTGACATGATCCGGAAGTTCGGCCGTGCGGCGGCGGAGCTGGAGGCGAGCACGCTCGTGGCACTCCTGGTCTCCAACCCGCTCATGTCCGATGGCTTGGCGGTGTTCCACGCCTCGCGCGGCAACCTGGACGCGTCCGGCTCCATCATCTCCGTCGCGTCCATCGGCGAGGCTGTCCGCGCCATGCGGACCCAGAAGTGCCTGGGCTCCAACATCCCCGCGAACATCGCCCCCAAGTTCCTGGTGGTGCCGGCCGCGCTGGAGGTAGTCGCGCTTCAGCACGTCGCGAGCATCAACGCGGCCCAGTCCAGCCACGTGAATCCGTTCGGCGGCACCGGCCGGCTCGAAGTGCTCGTGGATCCTCGTCTCGACGCGGTGAGCGCGACGGCGTGGTACCTGGCCAGCGACCCGAACGAGACGCCGGCCATCGAGCACAGCCACCTCGACGGCCAGAACGGCCCGGAAATCATCGAGCACGTGGGGCACGCCGTGGACGGCACCGCGTGGAAGTGCCGGCTCGACTTCGGCGCGGCCATCATCGACGCGGCCGGGCTCTACAAGAACAACGGCGCGTGA
- a CDS encoding DUF4349 domain-containing protein, which yields MRRAEAPEVSSASRAPGALEVSRSIIRTASLEVERDDPEQGPAQAEALAKTHGGYAQSVTSESATVRVPAERLDGFLGAVPALGKVARQTVTADDVTEAHQDLKVRLANLERIRDRYLELLQRAVTVEDTLKVERELERVTAEYELYKSRLEGLESQVTLATVSLHFERPVRPGPVGWVFYGLGKAVKWLFVWD from the coding sequence ATGCGGCGCGCGGAGGCGCCGGAGGTGTCCTCCGCCTCCAGGGCCCCGGGGGCGCTCGAGGTGAGCCGGTCCATCATCCGCACGGCCTCCCTGGAGGTGGAGCGGGATGACCCGGAGCAGGGCCCGGCGCAGGCGGAGGCCCTGGCGAAGACGCATGGCGGGTATGCCCAGAGTGTCACGTCGGAGTCGGCCACGGTGCGGGTGCCGGCGGAGCGGCTGGACGGGTTCCTCGGGGCCGTGCCCGCGCTGGGGAAGGTGGCGCGGCAGACGGTGACGGCGGATGACGTGACGGAGGCACACCAGGACCTGAAGGTCCGGCTGGCCAACCTGGAGCGCATCCGGGACCGATACCTGGAGCTGCTGCAGCGGGCCGTCACGGTGGAGGACACGCTCAAGGTGGAGCGCGAGCTGGAGCGCGTCACCGCCGAGTACGAGCTGTACAAGTCGCGGCTGGAGGGGCTGGAGAGCCAGGTGACGCTGGCCACGGTGAGCCTGCACTTCGAGCGGCCCGTGCGCCCCGGGCCCGTGGGCTGGGTGTTCTATGGATTGGGCAAGGCCGTGAAGTGGCTGTTCGTCTGGGACTGA
- a CDS encoding FHA domain-containing protein, whose amino-acid sequence MSELLSAHVSRYLRNRGEFERYLPPALLVFSPSSAARGPEDEDEYRLKTVTNAGTPTLGASEAVVFPLLKSRTNAFGRGITVGRTSNNDVVLDDGSVSRFHAWFGREEGSEGFLLTDAGSKNGSWVGGARLTPRRPVPVEDGARLRFGQVEVAFYTASSFVRMLAVRMAP is encoded by the coding sequence ATGTCCGAGCTGCTCAGTGCCCACGTGTCGCGGTACCTTCGAAACCGCGGCGAGTTCGAGCGCTACCTGCCCCCCGCGCTGCTCGTCTTCTCTCCGTCCTCGGCGGCCCGGGGCCCCGAGGACGAGGACGAGTACCGTCTCAAGACGGTGACGAACGCGGGGACTCCTACGCTGGGTGCGAGCGAGGCGGTGGTGTTCCCCCTGCTGAAGTCGCGGACCAACGCCTTTGGCCGGGGCATCACCGTGGGGCGCACGAGCAACAACGACGTGGTGCTGGACGACGGCAGTGTGTCCCGCTTCCACGCGTGGTTCGGCCGCGAGGAGGGGAGCGAGGGCTTCCTCTTGACGGACGCCGGCTCGAAGAATGGCTCCTGGGTGGGCGGGGCGCGGCTCACCCCCCGCCGGCCGGTGCCCGTGGAGGATGGGGCCCGGCTGCGCTTCGGGCAGGTGGAAGTAGCGTTCTACACGGCCAGCAGCTTTGTCCGGATGCTGGCGGTGAGGATGGCTCCCTGA
- a CDS encoding Stp1/IreP family PP2C-type Ser/Thr phosphatase — protein sequence MFAVALTTEAFGLTDVGRKRQHNEDAMLVDTPLGLYIVADGMGGHAAGEVASQRATEVVKQHITANRHLLKDLGNNPTADSRSAAAALVEVAVQRACADIYRTAMTDATKRGMGTTFVCLAVGGNKGVIGHVGDSRVYLVRHGQCHRLTEDHTLVAAQLKAGTITKEQAANSQYRNVITRAVGIQESVQVDTLIVDLVPGDMFILCSDGLHGYVEDEEILPLVSGMQPADLPKRFIDIANERGGKDNITAVVVKVAGEGATANEETSEAQSRMEALRKIPLFRHLTYKEQTAVLSIATTRTYPAGREIVVEGQPGEELFVVIRGRVAIEKNGVEIAELRAGGHFGEMGLIDNAPRSATVRATEPTRTMVISRPDLMGLMKRESILAVKMLWSFVQVLSDRLRATNSELSEARQELAVAQAIQPFAEE from the coding sequence GTGTTCGCGGTGGCCTTGACCACAGAAGCCTTCGGACTGACCGATGTCGGCCGCAAGCGGCAGCACAACGAAGACGCGATGCTGGTGGACACGCCACTGGGCCTCTACATCGTGGCCGACGGCATGGGTGGCCACGCGGCCGGCGAGGTCGCCAGCCAGCGCGCCACGGAGGTCGTCAAGCAGCACATCACGGCCAACCGACATCTCTTGAAGGACCTGGGCAACAACCCCACGGCGGACAGCCGCTCGGCGGCGGCGGCCCTGGTCGAAGTCGCCGTGCAGCGCGCGTGCGCGGACATCTACCGCACGGCCATGACGGACGCGACGAAGCGCGGCATGGGCACGACGTTCGTGTGCCTCGCGGTGGGGGGCAACAAGGGCGTCATCGGCCATGTGGGCGACAGCCGCGTCTACCTGGTGCGTCACGGCCAGTGCCACCGGCTCACCGAGGACCACACCCTGGTGGCCGCGCAGCTCAAGGCCGGCACGATTACCAAGGAGCAGGCGGCCAACTCCCAGTACCGCAACGTGATTACGCGGGCGGTGGGCATCCAGGAGTCCGTCCAGGTCGACACGCTCATCGTGGACCTGGTGCCGGGGGACATGTTCATCCTCTGCTCGGACGGCCTGCACGGCTACGTGGAGGACGAGGAGATCCTCCCGCTGGTGTCGGGCATGCAGCCGGCGGACCTGCCCAAGCGGTTCATCGACATCGCCAACGAGCGCGGTGGCAAGGACAACATCACCGCGGTGGTGGTGAAGGTGGCCGGCGAGGGCGCCACGGCCAACGAGGAGACGAGCGAGGCGCAGTCGCGCATGGAGGCGCTGCGCAAGATTCCGCTCTTCCGCCACCTCACCTACAAGGAGCAGACGGCGGTGCTGTCCATCGCCACCACGCGCACGTACCCGGCGGGCCGGGAAATCGTCGTGGAGGGGCAGCCGGGCGAGGAGCTCTTCGTCGTCATCCGCGGGCGGGTGGCCATTGAGAAGAACGGGGTGGAGATCGCCGAGCTGCGCGCCGGCGGCCACTTCGGGGAGATGGGGCTCATCGACAACGCGCCGCGCTCGGCGACGGTGCGGGCCACCGAGCCCACGCGCACCATGGTGATTTCGCGCCCGGACCTGATGGGGCTGATGAAGCGCGAGTCCATCCTCGCGGTGAAGATGCTCTGGAGCTTCGTGCAGGTGCTGAGCGACCGGCTGCGCGCCACGAACTCGGAGCTGAGCGAGGCCCGGCAGGAGCTCGCCGTGGCCCAGGCCATCCAGCCGTTCGCCGAGGAGTGA